One stretch of Miscanthus floridulus cultivar M001 chromosome 18, ASM1932011v1, whole genome shotgun sequence DNA includes these proteins:
- the LOC136523527 gene encoding uncharacterized protein has translation MDGRSGLNIMYIDTLDAMRIPRSKLCLVGSPFHGVISGAQAYPLGQIDLLVTFGSRANFRSEVLTFEVVDFLGSYHAILGRPCYARFLAIPNYTYLKLKMPGPNGVITVSSVFSHALTCDRDHYELATVVVNSSELPRLGESSAPTAPNYNQPTSSSAFRPLEETKMVGIDPTDPTKTVRIGTQLPAK, from the coding sequence atggacggcagaagtggcctcaacatcatgtacatcgacacccttgatgccatgcgcatcccccgatcaaAACTCTGCCTAgtgggctcccccttccacggggtaatctcgggagcgcaggcatacccgctcgggcagatcgatctgctcgtcacGTTCGgcagccgagccaacttccgctcagaggtcctcacctttgaggtagtggactttctagggtcctaccatgccatcttggggcggccatgctatgcgaGATTcctggcaatccccaactacacctacctcaagttgaagatgccggggCCAAACGGTGTCATCACTGTGAGCAGCGTGTTCTCGCACGCCCTCACGTGCGACCGCGATcactatgagctcgccactgtggtcgtcaactcgtccgagctcccgcGGCTTGGGGAGTCGTCGGCTCCGACAGCCCCGAACTATAACCAACCAACTTCCTCGTCGGCCTTCCGCCCGCTCGAAGAAACCAAgatggtgggaatcgaccccaccgacccaaccaagacagttcggatcgggacccagctcccggccaaatag